The Carassius gibelio isolate Cgi1373 ecotype wild population from Czech Republic chromosome B12, carGib1.2-hapl.c, whole genome shotgun sequence genome has a segment encoding these proteins:
- the gpr142 gene encoding probable G-protein coupled receptor 142 — MTDWHNGTTPGQQEDESSAQERSECVLAYIPVIYYSTLLCVGVPVNILTLVALYRLAVRTQKALYVYLLALTGSDILSQLFIIFVGFLLETAVFHRDVPVLLLRSVSMMEFSANHASIWATVPLTVDRYVALCHPLLHRQISYPARARRIIAVVLTLALASGVPFFWWSDMWRVSHVPNSLDTALIWTHVTIIYFLPCCIFLVLNSLIILRLQKRQRQQMCQDESGQQLAVPSKLGKTTAMLLAVTSVFAVLWAPRTGVVLYHLYVSSVHSDWRVHLAYDLANMLAMLNTAVNFFLYCFVSKPFRGAVRDVLLFRGAHLHPRHPLNHQHNAANASTSSISSSKRSQREVTPLSPKRADIKI; from the exons ATGACTGACTGGCACAATGGCACAACACCCGGCCAGCAGGAGGATGAGAGCAGTGCTCAGGAGAGGTCAGAGTGTGTGCTGGCTTACATCCCTGTCATCTACTACAGTACTCTGTTGTGTGTTGGAGTGCCAG TGAACATCCTGACGCTGGTGGCTCTTTACCGGCTGGCTGTTCGTACTCAGAAGGCCCTGTATGTGTATCTTCTTGCACTAACTGGCTCGGACATCCTCAGCCAGCTGTTCATCATCTTCGTGGGCTTCCTGTTGGAAACGGCTGTGTTTCACCGAGACGTCCCTGTGCTGCTGCTGAGGTCAGTCAGTATGATGGAGTTTTCTGCCAATCATGCATCTATCTGGGCTACCGTTCCCCTCACGGTGGACCGCTATGTCGCTTTGTGCCACCCGCTACTTCATCGGCAGATCAGTTACCCGGCACGGGCTCGGCGGATCATCGCAGTGGTGCTCACATTGGCGCTGGCATCCGGCGTGCCGTTCTTCTGGTGGTCGGACATGTGGAGGGTCAGCCATGTGCCAAACAGCTTGGATACCGCCTTGATTTGGACCCACGTGACTATTATTTACTTCCTTCCGTGCTGCATCTTCCTGGTACTAAACTCTTTGATCATCCTGAGGCTCCAGAAGAGACAGCGGCAGCAGATGTGCCAAGACGAGAGCGGGCAGCAGCTGGCAGTGCCAAGCAAGCTGGGTAAAACCACAGCTATGCTCCTAGCAGTGACTTCTGTGTTTGCTGTCCTGTGGGCGCCTCGTACCGGAGTGGTGCTCTACCATCTCTATGTGTCATCGGTGCACAGCGATTGGCGGGTACATCTAGCATACGACTTAGCCAACATGTTAGCCATGCTAAACACTGCTGTGAATTTCTTTCTGTACTGTTTTGTCAGCAAACCCTTCAGAGGGGCAGTGAGGGACGTCCTGTTGTTCCGGGGGGCACATTTGCACCCACGCCACCCCCTAAATCACCAGCACAATGCTGCCAATGCCTCCACCTCTTCTATTTCCAGCTCCAAACGTTCCCAGCGAGAGGTCACCCCTCTCTCACCCAAAAGGGCAGACATCAAGATATAG
- the gprc5c gene encoding G-protein coupled receptor family C group 5 member C isoform X3, with translation MDHLSSKSQRFHLLLSIALCVFPGSLAQTLNPRGCGDNVDSLYYNLCDLTAVWGVVVEAFAAAGLVATLILLIVLLASLPFVTDRKWRSSLGLHAGFLIFTFGLFALTFAFIVGRNFATCASRRFLFGVLFAGCFSCLLMQAVRLNILARRNSAPRGWVWCLGALGLWLVEVVINTEWLIITIVRYPTNITGNLASASAVPCNIENQDFVMALIYVLNLLLAVVVASIPILAGKHKRWRKDGAFILVTGLLSVGIWVAWIVMYVYGNSKHGGPTWDDPTLAIALVSNAWVFLLFHTVPAVCGLSEDDEDAAVEENLYPSRGYETILKDQSVQSIYVENKAFSMDEPNAGNKPVSPYSGYNGQHRSCVYQPTELAIITKGVVNGNFNRRPQ, from the exons ATGGATCACCTCAGCTCCAAATCTCAACGTTTTCATCTTCTGCTCTCCATTGCTCTATGCGTCTTTCCTGGATCTCTGGCCCAGACTTTAAACCCCAGGGGCTGTGGAGATAATGTGGACTCCTTGTATTAtaacctctgcgacctgacagcaGTCTGGGGGGTTGTGGTTGAGGCATTTGCAGCAGCTGGTTTGGTGGCCACCCTGATTCTTCTGATCGTGCTGTTAGCCAGCCTTCCCTTTGTCACTGACAGGAAGTGGCGCAGTTCATTGGGGCTTCATGCAGGCTTCCTCATCTTCACATTTGGACTGTTCGCCCTCACATTCGCCTTCATCGTTGGAAGAAACTTTGCTACCTGCGCGTCACGCCGCTTTCTTTTCGGTGTGCTGTTCGCTGGCTGCTTCTCTTGCCTTCTCATGCAAGCTGTGAGGTTGAACATACTGGCCAGGAGGAACTCGGCGCCCAGAGGTTGGGTTTGGTGCTTGGGGGCTCTGGGGCTCTGGCTGGTTGAAGTTGTCATCAACACCGAATGGCTAATCATTACTATTGTACGATACCCAACTAACATCACTGGAAATCTGGCTTCTGCTTCCGCTGTTCCCTGTAATATCGAAAACCAGGATTTTGTCATGGCGCTCATTTACGTTCTAAATCTACTATTGGCAGTCGTGGTGGCATCCATACCCATATTGGCAGGGAAGCACAAGCGTTGGCGCAAAGATGGAGCCTTCATCTTGGTCACAGGACTGCTTTCGGTGGGCATCTGGGTGGCGTGGATTGTCATGTATGTGTATGGGAACTCAAAGCATGGTGGGCCGACATGGGACGATCCCACATTGGCTATAGCATTGGTGTCAAACGCTTGGGTGTTTCTGCTGTTCCACACGGTGCCGGCAGTGTGTGGTCTGagtgaggatgatgaagatgcagCTGTTGAGGAAAATCTGTATCCCAGCAGAGGGTACGAGACCATTCTGAAGGATCAAAGTGTACAGAGCATATATGTGGAGAATAAGGCCTTCTCTATGGATGAGCCCAATGCAG GTAATAAGCCTGTGTCCCCATACAGCGGCTATAACGGCCAACACCGAAGTTGTGTTTACCAACCGACAGAACTAGCCATCATCACCAAAGGAGTGGTCAAT
- the gprc5c gene encoding G-protein coupled receptor family C group 5 member C isoform X2: MDHLSSKSQRFHLLLSIALCVFPGSLAQTLNPRGCGDNVDSLYYNLCDLTAVWGVVVEAFAAAGLVATLILLIVLLASLPFVTDRKWRSSLGLHAGFLIFTFGLFALTFAFIVGRNFATCASRRFLFGVLFAGCFSCLLMQAVRLNILARRNSAPRGWVWCLGALGLWLVEVVINTEWLIITIVRYPTNITGNLASASAVPCNIENQDFVMALIYVLNLLLAVVVASIPILAGKHKRWRKDGAFILVTGLLSVGIWVAWIVMYVYGNSKHGGPTWDDPTLAIALVSNAWVFLLFHTVPAVCGLSEDDEDAAVEENLYPSRGYETILKDQSVQSIYVENKAFSMDEPNAGNKPVSPYSGYNGQHRSCVYQPTELAIITKGVVNPQMESYDNIIPRASTGTPPRAQSGLTNSAQLDDMRQIYTNV, from the exons ATGGATCACCTCAGCTCCAAATCTCAACGTTTTCATCTTCTGCTCTCCATTGCTCTATGCGTCTTTCCTGGATCTCTGGCCCAGACTTTAAACCCCAGGGGCTGTGGAGATAATGTGGACTCCTTGTATTAtaacctctgcgacctgacagcaGTCTGGGGGGTTGTGGTTGAGGCATTTGCAGCAGCTGGTTTGGTGGCCACCCTGATTCTTCTGATCGTGCTGTTAGCCAGCCTTCCCTTTGTCACTGACAGGAAGTGGCGCAGTTCATTGGGGCTTCATGCAGGCTTCCTCATCTTCACATTTGGACTGTTCGCCCTCACATTCGCCTTCATCGTTGGAAGAAACTTTGCTACCTGCGCGTCACGCCGCTTTCTTTTCGGTGTGCTGTTCGCTGGCTGCTTCTCTTGCCTTCTCATGCAAGCTGTGAGGTTGAACATACTGGCCAGGAGGAACTCGGCGCCCAGAGGTTGGGTTTGGTGCTTGGGGGCTCTGGGGCTCTGGCTGGTTGAAGTTGTCATCAACACCGAATGGCTAATCATTACTATTGTACGATACCCAACTAACATCACTGGAAATCTGGCTTCTGCTTCCGCTGTTCCCTGTAATATCGAAAACCAGGATTTTGTCATGGCGCTCATTTACGTTCTAAATCTACTATTGGCAGTCGTGGTGGCATCCATACCCATATTGGCAGGGAAGCACAAGCGTTGGCGCAAAGATGGAGCCTTCATCTTGGTCACAGGACTGCTTTCGGTGGGCATCTGGGTGGCGTGGATTGTCATGTATGTGTATGGGAACTCAAAGCATGGTGGGCCGACATGGGACGATCCCACATTGGCTATAGCATTGGTGTCAAACGCTTGGGTGTTTCTGCTGTTCCACACGGTGCCGGCAGTGTGTGGTCTGagtgaggatgatgaagatgcagCTGTTGAGGAAAATCTGTATCCCAGCAGAGGGTACGAGACCATTCTGAAGGATCAAAGTGTACAGAGCATATATGTGGAGAATAAGGCCTTCTCTATGGATGAGCCCAATGCAG GTAATAAGCCTGTGTCCCCATACAGCGGCTATAACGGCCAACACCGAAGTTGTGTTTACCAACCGACAGAACTAGCCATCATCACCAAAGGAGTGGTCAAT CCACAGATGGAATCGTATGACAATATAATTCCACGAGCATCCACAGGCACTCCTCCCAGAGCCCAGAGCGGCCTCACCAACTCTGCACAACTTGATGATATGagacaaatatatacaaat gtcTGA
- the btbd17a gene encoding BTB/POZ domain-containing protein 17 yields MAYLLGNGLLGHVHLLFLLLATGSHVHPVHGGLRAEGLVEGTTEVISHSQGLVARLEGLLVLGNNSDISLRVETVDADEVKVIQAHTLVLSLQSRVFEEMLRNRNSSTLVLRETAECTAVFEKFIRYLYCGELTLQLDQATPLHRLATKYSISSLQQGLTQYMSQNLASDSLGGHVVGWYQYAFSVGDTVLKDSCLQFLSWNLSSVLQSAEWPSVSVELLTTLLQRSDLVLKNELELFEALEIWLTRNDPDTLTAENALRLVRYAMIPPRELFRLQRQSAIMTRYHESVRDLLYMSYQFHSASPLQLAKFFDVNCSLFVPRNYLSSMWGSQWVISNPARDDRSTSFQTQLGPSGFDSSKRVTWNALFSPRWLPLSMRPMYTEQGAMQPPRPDGGSGIARPRVIITPATSSADFAGVSFQKTVLILTKQKNKLVVRHIFSFHQSTEEVGDFLLGEDLQYRTSEYLVDGSLYCHIIVKPIYQTLIATKK; encoded by the exons ATGGCTTATTTGTTGGGGAATGGGCTGCTTGGCCACGTTCACCTGCTCTTCCTGCTGTTGGCCACCGGGTCTCATGTGCATCCTGTCCATGGAG GTTTGAGGGCAGAGGGACTGGTTGAAGGCACCACAGAAGTGATCAGTCACTCACAGGGGCTGGTGGCACGGCTGGAGGGCCTTCTGGTGCTGGGAAATAACAGTGACATTTCCCTACGTGTGGAAACAGTGGATGCGGATGAGGTCAAGGTTATCCAAGCCCACACGCTAGTGCTTTCACTGCAGAGCCGAGTGTTTGAGGAGATGCTGAGAAACCGCAATAGTAGCACGCTAGTTCTGCGAGAAACAGCAGAATGCACTGCCGTGTTCGAGAAATTCATCAG ATATCTGTATTGTGGTGAACTCACACTGCAGTTAGACCAAGCCACACCACTGCACAGACTAGCTACCAAGTACAGCATCTCCAGCCTCCAGCAAGGACTAACCCAGTACATGAGCCAGAACCTGGCCAGCGATTCTCTGGGGGGTCACGTGGTGGGCTGGTACCAGTATGCCTTTTCGGTTGGTGACACGGTGCTGAAAGACAGCTGCCTTCAGTTTTTATCGTGGAATCTGTCATCGGTGCTGCAGAGTGCAGAATGGCCTTCGGTTAGTGTTGAATTGTTAACGACCCTCCTGCAGCGCTCTGATTTAGTGTTGAAGAACGAGCTGGAATTGTTTGAGGCACTTGAAATCTGGCTCACCCGGAATGACCCAGACACCCTGACAGCAGAGAACGCCCTTCGACTTGTGCGCTACGCCATGATCCCTCCACGCGAACTGTTTCGCTTGCAGCGACAGTCGGCGATCATGACGCGCTACCACGAGTCGGTGCGTGATCTTCTTTACATGTCGTACCAGTTCCATTCAGCTTCGCCGCTTCAGCTGGCCAAGTTCTTCGATGTGAATTGCAGCCTCTTCGTGCCCCGCAACTATCTCTCATCCATGTGGGGATCTCAGTGGGTCATAAGCAACCCAGCACGGGATGACCGCAGCACTAGTTTCCAGACCCAGTTGGGTCCGAGCGGTTTTGACTCCAGTAAGCGGGTGACTTGGAACGCCCTGTTCTCGCCCCGCTGGCTCCCTCTCAGCATGCGGCCCATGTACACTGAGCAAGGTGCCATGCAGCCACCGCGGCCCGATGGAGGAAGCGGCATTGCTCGGCCTCGTGTCATCATCACGCCTGCTACTTCCAGTGCAGATTTTGCAGGTGTCAGCTTCCAAAAGACTGTGCTCATCTTGACGAAGCAGAAGAACAAGCTTGTGGTGCGACATATCTTCAGTTTCCACCAAAGCACAGAGGAGGTGGGGGATTTCCTGCTTGGTGAGGACCTGCAATATCGCACGTCTGAGTACCTGGTGGACGGATCGCTGTACTGTCACATCATTGTAAAGCCTATCTACCAGACTCTTATAGCAACCAAGAAATAA
- the gprc5c gene encoding G-protein coupled receptor family C group 5 member C isoform X1, translated as MDHLSSKSQRFHLLLSIALCVFPGSLAQTLNPRGCGDNVDSLYYNLCDLTAVWGVVVEAFAAAGLVATLILLIVLLASLPFVTDRKWRSSLGLHAGFLIFTFGLFALTFAFIVGRNFATCASRRFLFGVLFAGCFSCLLMQAVRLNILARRNSAPRGWVWCLGALGLWLVEVVINTEWLIITIVRYPTNITGNLASASAVPCNIENQDFVMALIYVLNLLLAVVVASIPILAGKHKRWRKDGAFILVTGLLSVGIWVAWIVMYVYGNSKHGGPTWDDPTLAIALVSNAWVFLLFHTVPAVCGLSEDDEDAAVEENLYPSRGYETILKDQSVQSIYVENKAFSMDEPNAGNKPVSPYSGYNGQHRSCVYQPTELAIITKGVVNPQMESYDNIIPRASTGTPPRAQSGLTNSAQLDDMRQIYTNGNFNRRPQ; from the exons ATGGATCACCTCAGCTCCAAATCTCAACGTTTTCATCTTCTGCTCTCCATTGCTCTATGCGTCTTTCCTGGATCTCTGGCCCAGACTTTAAACCCCAGGGGCTGTGGAGATAATGTGGACTCCTTGTATTAtaacctctgcgacctgacagcaGTCTGGGGGGTTGTGGTTGAGGCATTTGCAGCAGCTGGTTTGGTGGCCACCCTGATTCTTCTGATCGTGCTGTTAGCCAGCCTTCCCTTTGTCACTGACAGGAAGTGGCGCAGTTCATTGGGGCTTCATGCAGGCTTCCTCATCTTCACATTTGGACTGTTCGCCCTCACATTCGCCTTCATCGTTGGAAGAAACTTTGCTACCTGCGCGTCACGCCGCTTTCTTTTCGGTGTGCTGTTCGCTGGCTGCTTCTCTTGCCTTCTCATGCAAGCTGTGAGGTTGAACATACTGGCCAGGAGGAACTCGGCGCCCAGAGGTTGGGTTTGGTGCTTGGGGGCTCTGGGGCTCTGGCTGGTTGAAGTTGTCATCAACACCGAATGGCTAATCATTACTATTGTACGATACCCAACTAACATCACTGGAAATCTGGCTTCTGCTTCCGCTGTTCCCTGTAATATCGAAAACCAGGATTTTGTCATGGCGCTCATTTACGTTCTAAATCTACTATTGGCAGTCGTGGTGGCATCCATACCCATATTGGCAGGGAAGCACAAGCGTTGGCGCAAAGATGGAGCCTTCATCTTGGTCACAGGACTGCTTTCGGTGGGCATCTGGGTGGCGTGGATTGTCATGTATGTGTATGGGAACTCAAAGCATGGTGGGCCGACATGGGACGATCCCACATTGGCTATAGCATTGGTGTCAAACGCTTGGGTGTTTCTGCTGTTCCACACGGTGCCGGCAGTGTGTGGTCTGagtgaggatgatgaagatgcagCTGTTGAGGAAAATCTGTATCCCAGCAGAGGGTACGAGACCATTCTGAAGGATCAAAGTGTACAGAGCATATATGTGGAGAATAAGGCCTTCTCTATGGATGAGCCCAATGCAG GTAATAAGCCTGTGTCCCCATACAGCGGCTATAACGGCCAACACCGAAGTTGTGTTTACCAACCGACAGAACTAGCCATCATCACCAAAGGAGTGGTCAAT CCACAGATGGAATCGTATGACAATATAATTCCACGAGCATCCACAGGCACTCCTCCCAGAGCCCAGAGCGGCCTCACCAACTCTGCACAACTTGATGATATGagacaaatatatacaaat
- the gprc5c gene encoding G-protein coupled receptor family C group 5 member C isoform X4 encodes MDHLSSKSQRFHLLLSIALCVFPGSLAQTLNPRGCGDNVDSLYYNLCDLTAVWGVVVEAFAAAGLVATLILLIVLLASLPFVTDRKWRSSLGLHAGFLIFTFGLFALTFAFIVGRNFATCASRRFLFGVLFAGCFSCLLMQAVRLNILARRNSAPRGWVWCLGALGLWLVEVVINTEWLIITIVRYPTNITGNLASASAVPCNIENQDFVMALIYVLNLLLAVVVASIPILAGKHKRWRKDGAFILVTGLLSVGIWVAWIVMYVYGNSKHGGPTWDDPTLAIALVSNAWVFLLFHTVPAVCGLSEDDEDAAVEENLYPSRGYETILKDQSVQSIYVENKAFSMDEPNAGNKPVSPYSGYNGQHRSCVYQPTELAIITKGVVNV; translated from the exons ATGGATCACCTCAGCTCCAAATCTCAACGTTTTCATCTTCTGCTCTCCATTGCTCTATGCGTCTTTCCTGGATCTCTGGCCCAGACTTTAAACCCCAGGGGCTGTGGAGATAATGTGGACTCCTTGTATTAtaacctctgcgacctgacagcaGTCTGGGGGGTTGTGGTTGAGGCATTTGCAGCAGCTGGTTTGGTGGCCACCCTGATTCTTCTGATCGTGCTGTTAGCCAGCCTTCCCTTTGTCACTGACAGGAAGTGGCGCAGTTCATTGGGGCTTCATGCAGGCTTCCTCATCTTCACATTTGGACTGTTCGCCCTCACATTCGCCTTCATCGTTGGAAGAAACTTTGCTACCTGCGCGTCACGCCGCTTTCTTTTCGGTGTGCTGTTCGCTGGCTGCTTCTCTTGCCTTCTCATGCAAGCTGTGAGGTTGAACATACTGGCCAGGAGGAACTCGGCGCCCAGAGGTTGGGTTTGGTGCTTGGGGGCTCTGGGGCTCTGGCTGGTTGAAGTTGTCATCAACACCGAATGGCTAATCATTACTATTGTACGATACCCAACTAACATCACTGGAAATCTGGCTTCTGCTTCCGCTGTTCCCTGTAATATCGAAAACCAGGATTTTGTCATGGCGCTCATTTACGTTCTAAATCTACTATTGGCAGTCGTGGTGGCATCCATACCCATATTGGCAGGGAAGCACAAGCGTTGGCGCAAAGATGGAGCCTTCATCTTGGTCACAGGACTGCTTTCGGTGGGCATCTGGGTGGCGTGGATTGTCATGTATGTGTATGGGAACTCAAAGCATGGTGGGCCGACATGGGACGATCCCACATTGGCTATAGCATTGGTGTCAAACGCTTGGGTGTTTCTGCTGTTCCACACGGTGCCGGCAGTGTGTGGTCTGagtgaggatgatgaagatgcagCTGTTGAGGAAAATCTGTATCCCAGCAGAGGGTACGAGACCATTCTGAAGGATCAAAGTGTACAGAGCATATATGTGGAGAATAAGGCCTTCTCTATGGATGAGCCCAATGCAG GTAATAAGCCTGTGTCCCCATACAGCGGCTATAACGGCCAACACCGAAGTTGTGTTTACCAACCGACAGAACTAGCCATCATCACCAAAGGAGTGGTCAAT gtcTGA